One stretch of Mycolicibacterium fallax DNA includes these proteins:
- the purN gene encoding phosphoribosylglycinamide formyltransferase, protein MPESLRVPSSEPARLVVLASGTGSLLQALLEAAVGDYPARVVAVGVDRDCRAAEIAAAAGVPVFDVRLRAHPDRAAWDGALAAAAADYAPDLVVSAGFMKILGPDFLSRFPGRIINTHPALLPAFPGAHAVPDALAYGATVTGTTVHVVDDGVDTGPILAQCAVPVFDGDDVDALHERIKTEERRLLVDVLAAVVTRGVSWDGRRARFGGEGQ, encoded by the coding sequence GTGCCGGAATCGCTGCGTGTGCCCTCGTCTGAGCCGGCGCGGCTGGTGGTGCTGGCCTCCGGTACCGGATCGTTGCTGCAGGCCTTGCTCGAGGCCGCCGTCGGCGACTACCCGGCCCGAGTCGTGGCCGTCGGCGTCGATCGGGACTGCCGGGCCGCCGAGATCGCCGCGGCCGCCGGGGTTCCGGTGTTCGACGTCCGCTTGCGCGCGCACCCGGACCGGGCCGCCTGGGACGGCGCGCTGGCCGCCGCGGCCGCCGACTACGCCCCGGACCTGGTGGTCTCCGCCGGCTTCATGAAGATCCTCGGCCCCGACTTCCTGAGCCGGTTCCCCGGTCGCATCATCAACACGCACCCGGCGCTGCTGCCGGCTTTCCCCGGGGCGCACGCGGTGCCCGACGCGCTGGCCTACGGGGCCACGGTAACCGGCACCACCGTGCACGTCGTCGACGACGGGGTGGACACCGGCCCGATCCTGGCGCAGTGCGCGGTGCCGGTGTTCGACGGCGACGACGTCGACGCGTTGCACGAGCGGATCAAGACCGAGGAACGACGACTGCTGGTGGATGTGCTTGCCGCGGTGGTCACCCGCGGTGTGAGTTGGGATGGCCGCAGGGCCAGGTTCGGAGGAGAAGGCCAATGA
- a CDS encoding cell division protein PerM, with translation MEDNRAVGARQARDLVRVAFAPALVALVIIAAVVLLQLLIANSDMTGAFGAIASIWLGVHQVPISIGGQTLGVLPLLPAALMVWGTARTTAAATAPNSSWFVTRWVVACALGGPLLIAALALAVVHDASSVLSQLQTPDSLNAFTSVLAVHGIGAVLGVGSKLERRRLLAGTRLPHWTFDALRAALAGVLALFGLSAALTALSLVVHWGSMHDLFGITDSMFGQLSLALLSVLYAPNVILGMSAIAVGSSANIGFATFSAFTVYGGDIPALPVLAAAPTPPLGPIWVAWLIIGAASAVAVGQQCARRPLPIGPAAAKLATASALGALAMALLGYAGSGELGNFGFVGVDQATFGPAVFCWFFGIGALTVAMAGGLTRAPKPVVAPAADDGPDASGEPDEDERAEGERAEGEPEPGPEFAEQRADDADSAAWSSPVTEPIAVPPGEPPGEPAPAEQASDQGPGLRLGPHDDLPDAEDLFDVDGDH, from the coding sequence ATGGAGGACAACCGTGCCGTGGGGGCAAGGCAGGCCCGTGACCTAGTCCGGGTCGCCTTTGCCCCCGCGCTCGTCGCGCTGGTCATCATCGCGGCGGTGGTGCTGCTACAGCTGCTCATCGCCAACAGCGACATGACCGGCGCCTTCGGCGCTATTGCCAGCATCTGGCTCGGCGTGCATCAGGTCCCGATCTCGATCGGCGGGCAGACCCTCGGCGTGCTGCCGTTGCTGCCGGCCGCTCTGATGGTGTGGGGCACCGCGCGGACCACCGCGGCGGCCACCGCGCCCAACTCCTCCTGGTTCGTCACCCGCTGGGTGGTGGCCTGTGCGCTCGGCGGCCCGCTGCTGATCGCCGCGCTGGCGCTGGCCGTCGTGCACGACGCCTCCTCGGTGCTCAGCCAGCTACAGACTCCCGACTCGCTCAACGCCTTCACCTCGGTGCTCGCCGTGCACGGCATCGGCGCGGTCCTCGGGGTGGGCAGCAAGCTGGAGCGACGGCGGCTGCTGGCCGGCACCCGGCTGCCGCACTGGACCTTCGATGCGCTGCGGGCGGCGCTGGCCGGCGTGCTGGCGCTGTTCGGGCTGTCCGCCGCGCTGACCGCGCTGTCGCTGGTCGTGCACTGGGGCAGCATGCACGACCTGTTCGGCATCACCGATTCGATGTTCGGGCAGCTCAGCCTGGCCCTGCTGTCGGTGTTGTACGCGCCCAACGTCATCCTCGGGATGTCGGCGATCGCCGTCGGATCCAGCGCCAACATCGGCTTTGCCACCTTCAGCGCCTTCACCGTCTACGGCGGCGACATCCCGGCGCTGCCGGTCCTGGCCGCCGCCCCGACCCCGCCGCTGGGGCCGATCTGGGTGGCTTGGCTGATCATCGGTGCCGCCTCGGCGGTGGCCGTCGGGCAGCAGTGCGCGCGCCGACCGCTGCCGATCGGGCCCGCCGCCGCCAAGCTGGCGACCGCGTCGGCGCTGGGTGCGCTGGCGATGGCGCTGCTCGGCTACGCCGGGTCCGGCGAGCTCGGCAACTTCGGCTTCGTCGGCGTCGACCAGGCCACCTTCGGGCCGGCGGTGTTCTGCTGGTTCTTCGGCATTGGGGCGCTGACGGTCGCGATGGCCGGCGGCCTGACTCGCGCGCCCAAGCCGGTCGTTGCCCCGGCGGCCGACGACGGCCCCGACGCCTCAGGCGAGCCCGACGAGGACGAGCGCGCCGAGGGTGAGCGCGCCGAGGGTGAGCCTGAACCCGGGCCGGAGTTCGCCGAGCAACGGGCGGACGACGCGGACTCCGCGGCCTGGTCTTCGCCGGTCACCGAGCCGATCGCCGTGCCACCCGGTGAGCCGCCCGGCGAGCCGGCGCCCGCCGAGCAGGCCTCCGACCAGGGGCCGGGACTGCGGCTGGGCCCCCACGACGACCTGCCCGACGCCGAGGACCTCTTCGACGTCGACGGCGACCACTGA